A single genomic interval of Microbacterium sp. zg-Y1090 harbors:
- the cofG gene encoding 7,8-didemethyl-8-hydroxy-5-deazariboflavin synthase CofG, protein MTLLQPPPAAATVDDALRRAAAGERVGVDDAEVLLHATGDEFERMLTIAGAQRDAGLAAAGRPGIITYSRKVFLPLTTLCRDRCHYCVFVDTPGQLATLHKPLYMTEAQVLSVARQGQAQGCKEALLTLGDRPEDRWPAARAWLDEHGYASTLDYVGRMARLITAETGLLAHLNPGVMTYDEIVALRPTAPSMGMMLETTSRRLFTEPGQVHFGSPDKDPAVRLRVIEDAGRAQVPFTTGILVGIGETLRDRAESLVAIRDADDRHGHVQEVIVQNFRAKPRTAAQSAPDAGLREYVAAVAVARLVFGPGMRVQVPPNLSDPAEFDLLVRAGADDWGGVSPVTADHVNPERPWPHLDELAARTAALGFELRERLTAHPEYLRRGEQWLDPAMHAPVAALADPQTSLAAAPAAAAAPSPDRAEPADASAAAASADGRVHNVATAAATAPSAAEFVPHGTVQRGPAHDGAGTRVPAEGGTPVSAAGSTGGARARLAEQAAADPTALGDDDWALLLTSTGADLEALVATADDLRRYTVGEAVSLVVNRNLTSTGFRAAGATAPGEFDLADVGRIAADAADLGATELCVQGRLPDSEDPGAYLDIARAVKQAAPGIHLHAYRPQDVWDLAERGGLGLDGALAALREVGVDTVPGTGVKVAAERVRMAAFPTDLEVDRWVEGISAAHRHGFRSTSVLFYGHVETAHERIAHLRLLRRLQEAAVATASGGGFSEFVPIPLPGPAGGVPLVPGRAAIDEHRAMTAVARLMLAGAIPHVQVPWPRVGVDAAAVLLHAGADDLGGTLLDGRVLPAAGIEHGSELPVADAARLAARLFRPFRLRTTDYGTPRPAARGVAAARGVPGARGVAAGAAPVSRMAGTAHDNRADATLEQPQHALRPAGTSAPAPGAAPVSQVADPAHDNRADATLEQPQEATTNADERGDDR, encoded by the coding sequence GTGACACTCCTGCAGCCTCCCCCCGCCGCGGCGACCGTCGACGACGCCCTGCGTCGCGCTGCGGCCGGCGAGCGCGTGGGGGTCGACGACGCCGAGGTGCTGCTGCACGCCACCGGCGACGAGTTCGAACGGATGCTGACGATCGCCGGCGCCCAGCGCGATGCCGGGCTCGCCGCCGCAGGACGCCCCGGCATCATCACGTATTCGCGCAAGGTGTTCCTGCCCCTGACGACCCTCTGCCGCGACCGCTGCCACTACTGCGTGTTCGTGGACACCCCCGGCCAGCTGGCCACCCTGCACAAGCCGCTCTACATGACCGAGGCGCAGGTGCTGTCGGTCGCGCGGCAGGGACAGGCGCAGGGATGCAAGGAGGCACTGCTCACCCTCGGCGACCGCCCCGAGGACCGGTGGCCCGCCGCCCGCGCCTGGCTCGATGAGCACGGCTACGCCTCCACGCTCGACTACGTCGGCCGCATGGCGCGGCTGATCACCGCCGAGACCGGGCTGCTGGCGCACCTGAACCCGGGGGTCATGACCTACGACGAAATCGTGGCACTGCGCCCGACCGCGCCGTCGATGGGCATGATGCTCGAGACGACATCGCGGCGCCTGTTCACCGAGCCAGGTCAGGTGCACTTCGGGTCGCCCGACAAGGACCCCGCGGTGCGGCTGCGGGTGATCGAGGACGCCGGGCGGGCACAGGTTCCGTTCACCACCGGCATCCTCGTCGGCATCGGCGAGACTCTGCGCGACCGCGCCGAGTCGCTGGTGGCCATCCGCGACGCCGACGACCGGCACGGGCACGTGCAGGAAGTGATCGTGCAGAACTTCCGCGCCAAGCCGCGGACGGCCGCGCAGTCCGCACCCGACGCCGGGCTGCGCGAGTACGTCGCGGCGGTCGCCGTCGCCCGGCTGGTGTTCGGGCCGGGGATGCGGGTGCAGGTGCCGCCGAACCTGTCGGATCCCGCCGAGTTCGACCTGCTCGTGCGGGCCGGAGCGGACGACTGGGGCGGGGTGTCGCCGGTGACCGCCGACCACGTCAACCCCGAGCGTCCGTGGCCGCACCTGGACGAGCTGGCCGCGCGCACCGCCGCGCTCGGCTTCGAGCTGCGGGAGCGGCTGACAGCCCACCCCGAGTACCTCCGCCGCGGCGAGCAGTGGCTCGACCCGGCGATGCACGCGCCGGTCGCGGCCCTCGCCGACCCGCAGACGTCGCTCGCTGCGGCGCCCGCCGCAGCCGCTGCTCCTTCTCCTGATCGCGCCGAGCCCGCCGATGCTTCTGCTGCCGCTGCCTCTGCCGACGGCCGCGTGCACAACGTCGCCACGGCGGCCGCCACGGCACCGTCCGCGGCCGAATTCGTCCCGCACGGCACAGTTCAGCGAGGTCCTGCACACGACGGCGCCGGCACCCGCGTTCCGGCCGAGGGCGGGACCCCCGTTTCGGCCGCCGGAAGCACCGGCGGCGCCCGGGCGCGGCTCGCCGAGCAGGCCGCCGCCGACCCGACCGCCCTCGGCGATGACGACTGGGCCCTGCTCCTCACGTCCACCGGCGCGGACCTCGAGGCGCTCGTCGCGACCGCGGACGACCTGCGGCGCTACACCGTGGGCGAGGCGGTGAGCCTCGTGGTGAACCGCAACCTCACCTCCACCGGCTTCCGCGCCGCGGGCGCGACCGCGCCGGGCGAGTTCGACCTCGCCGACGTCGGCAGGATCGCCGCGGACGCCGCCGACCTCGGCGCCACCGAGCTGTGCGTGCAGGGCCGCCTGCCCGACAGCGAGGATCCCGGTGCCTACCTGGACATCGCCCGCGCGGTGAAGCAGGCTGCACCCGGCATCCACCTGCATGCGTATCGCCCGCAGGACGTGTGGGATCTCGCGGAGCGCGGTGGCCTCGGCCTCGACGGCGCCCTCGCCGCGCTGCGCGAGGTGGGCGTGGACACCGTGCCGGGCACGGGCGTGAAGGTCGCCGCTGAGCGGGTGCGGATGGCTGCCTTCCCCACCGATCTCGAGGTGGACCGCTGGGTCGAGGGGATCTCGGCCGCGCATCGCCACGGGTTCCGCTCCACGAGCGTGCTGTTCTACGGCCACGTCGAGACCGCGCACGAGCGCATCGCCCACCTGCGCCTGCTGCGGCGCCTGCAGGAGGCCGCCGTCGCCACCGCATCCGGCGGAGGGTTCAGCGAGTTCGTGCCGATCCCCCTCCCCGGCCCCGCGGGGGGAGTGCCCCTCGTGCCCGGCCGCGCGGCGATCGACGAGCACCGCGCCATGACCGCCGTCGCGCGGCTGATGCTGGCCGGCGCCATCCCGCACGTGCAGGTGCCGTGGCCACGCGTCGGCGTGGATGCCGCCGCGGTGCTGCTGCACGCCGGCGCCGACGACCTGGGCGGCACCCTGCTCGACGGCCGGGTGCTCCCCGCCGCCGGGATCGAGCACGGCAGCGAGCTGCCCGTAGCGGATGCCGCCCGGCTCGCGGCCCGCCTGTTCCGCCCGTTCCGGCTGCGCACCACCGACTACGGCACGCCGCGCCCCGCCGCCCGCGGGGTCGCCGCCGCCCGCGGGGTCCCCGGCGCCCGCGGGGTCGCCGCCGGCGCTGCTCCGGTGTCACGAATGGCGGGTACCGCACACGACAACCGTGCGGATGCGACACTCGAGCAGCCCCAGCACGCTCTCCGCCCCGCCGGAACCTCCGCCCCCGCACCCGGGGCCGCTCCGGTGTCGCAAGTGGCGGATCCCGCACACGACAACCGTGCGGACGCGACACTCGAGCAGCCCCAGGAGGCGACCACGAACGCAGACGAACGCGGGGACGACCGGTGA